A genomic region of Oryza glaberrima chromosome 1, OglaRS2, whole genome shotgun sequence contains the following coding sequences:
- the LOC127781651 gene encoding bifunctional nuclease 1: MEIINGPVLPRYAAPATGALTSDAKISGQLLRRVHLRRRACGLQGDHYRAARRFFGFPSERHARSGWVWPVCCSYGSSSDGDGAAAADYDASGEEFVNSSVMEAVELRSVSDGFVIKMRDGKNLRCVQNNPRVLRLRDSAPHHAIVLKMEDGSDLLLPIIVMETPSIMLLAALRNIRIPRPTIYNVVKEMTERMGYAVRLVRITEMVHDAYYSRLYLAKIGNEEETISLDLKPSDAINIAFRCKVPIQVNRRIAYNNGLKVVQPTPSESYVSSDQFQYTRLDRPDDQPCFEAQEFDLVRNMLVAAVEERYKDAAQYRDQLFMFRAKKKNMI, from the exons ATGGAGATCATCAACGGGCCGGTTCTCCCGCGCTATGCTGCTCCGGCGACCGGCGCCCTGACCTCCGACGCGAAGATCAGCGGGCAGCTGCTTAGGCGCGTGCACCTGAGGAGACGAGCCTGTGGGTTGCAGGGAGACCACTACCGGGCGGCGCGCAGGTTCTTCGGTTTCCCGTCCGAGCGGCATGCGCGAAGCGGCTGGGTCTGGCCTGTTTGTTGCAGTTACGGCTCGTCTTCCGACGGGgacggcgccgctgccgcggatTACGACGCCAGCGGCGAGGAGTTCGTCAACTCCAGCGTGATGGAGGCTG TTGAGCTCAGAAGTGTATCTGATGGATTTGTGATTAAAATGCGTGATGGCAAAAACCTTAGATGTGTCCAAAACAACCCGCGGGTATTAAGATTGCGGGATTCTGCACCTCACCATGCTATTGTTCTGAAGATGGAAGATGGAAGTGATCTTTTGCTTCCAATTATCGTCA TGGAAACACCAAGTATTATGTTGCTGGCTGCCCTTCGGAACATTCGAATT CCAAGGCCAACTATTTATAATGTGGTAAAGGAGATGACCGAAAGGATGGGATATGCG GTACGTTTGGTGCGGATTACAGAAATGGTCCATGATGCATACTATTCTCGATTGTATCTTGCTAAG ATTGGCAATGAAGAGGAGACTATTAGCTTAGATCTCAAGCCATCAGATGCCATCAACATTGCTTTCCGGTGTAAG GTTCCTATACAAGTGAATAGGCGTATAGCGTATAACAATGGATTGAAAGTTGTACAACCAACACCATCTGAGAGCTATGTAAGCTCAGACCAATTCCAATACACAAGACTTGACAG GCCTGACGATCAACCTTGCTTTGAGGCCCAAGAGTTTGATTTGGTCCGCAATATGCTGGTCGCTGCTGTTGAGGAACGCTACAAAGATGCTG CTCAATACAGAGATCAGCTTTTCATGTTCCGggcaaagaaaaagaacatgatTTAA